GCCCACCTGGTAGTCCATCCGGCCGGCGTTGGCCTTGCACTCCCAGTCGATGACGGCCTTGAGGCCCGCGGCGGCCACCGCGGTGCGCATGGCGTTCGAGTACGCCCCTCCGGGCGGACGGAAGAGCGTGGGCGTGGTGCCGTAGTGGCGCTTGATGTAGGCCTGCATCCCGGTCACCTCGCCGAGCTGATACTCGTAGCTCTCGTTGACCATGGAGGTGTTGTGGCTGATGGTGTGGTTCTGGATGCGGTCGCCGCGCGCCTGGAACTTCTTGAAGAAGTCCGGGTTGCCGGCGATCGCGCTCTTCGTCAGGAACAGCGTGGCCGGGTAACCGTATTCGTCCAGCAGGTCGAGTGACTCCTGCGTCTTGACCACGCCGTCGTCGATCGTCAGGAAGACCACCGGCTG
This portion of the Arthrobacter woluwensis genome encodes:
- a CDS encoding polysaccharide deacetylase family protein, which encodes MQNGLAPVVTRVTTKQPVVFLTIDDGVVKTQESLDLLDEYGYPATLFLTKSAIAGNPDFFKKFQARGDRIQNHTISHNTSMVNESYEYQLGEVTGMQAYIKRHYGTTPTLFRPPGGAYSNAMRTAVAAAGLKAVIDWECKANAGRMDYQVGNGLRPGDICLMHFRPEFKRDLAAFHQAQKASGLTVVRLEEFLGI